In Roseomonas marmotae, a single window of DNA contains:
- a CDS encoding CaiB/BaiF CoA transferase family protein, with protein sequence MLPLSRFTVLDLTRVRSGPTAVRQLADWGANVLKIEAPEEVDTGKGLGGDTLGPDYQNVHRNKRGITLNLKKPEGIAAFRRMVEQADVVVENYRPDVKARLGIDYDSLAAINPRIVLGSISGFGQDGPYARRPGFDQIAQGMGGLMSVTGLPGQGPVRAGIPVADLTAGLYCAIGILVALLEREQTGRGRWVHTSLLEAMVAMMDFQATRWTMKGEVPQQAGNDHPTTIPTGLFRTSDGVINIAAGGGEMWRRIVSVLEIEEEAKDPDLATDALRSKNRAKTNAVLQAKLETETAEHWVSRFNEAGVPCGPVYTMDQVFADEQVKHLGLAWPVQHPKLGEIALVRPPMQIAGVEPPRAPTPERGQHTDAVLREFGFTAEEIAGLRAGKVI encoded by the coding sequence ATGCTGCCGCTGTCCCGCTTTACCGTGCTCGACCTCACCCGCGTCCGCTCCGGCCCCACGGCCGTCAGGCAGTTGGCGGATTGGGGCGCGAATGTCCTGAAGATCGAGGCGCCGGAGGAGGTGGATACCGGCAAGGGCCTGGGCGGCGATACGCTGGGCCCGGACTACCAGAACGTCCACCGCAACAAGCGCGGCATCACCCTGAACCTGAAGAAGCCGGAGGGCATCGCCGCCTTCCGCCGCATGGTGGAGCAGGCCGATGTGGTGGTGGAGAACTACCGCCCGGACGTGAAGGCCCGGCTGGGCATCGACTACGATTCCCTCGCTGCCATCAATCCGCGCATCGTGCTCGGCAGCATTTCGGGTTTCGGTCAGGACGGCCCCTATGCCCGCCGCCCCGGCTTCGACCAGATCGCCCAGGGCATGGGCGGGTTGATGAGCGTGACGGGCCTGCCGGGCCAGGGGCCGGTGCGCGCCGGCATCCCGGTGGCCGACCTGACGGCGGGGCTTTACTGCGCCATCGGCATCCTGGTCGCCCTGCTGGAGCGGGAGCAGACCGGCAGGGGCCGCTGGGTGCATACCTCTCTGCTGGAGGCCATGGTCGCCATGATGGACTTCCAGGCCACCCGCTGGACCATGAAGGGCGAGGTGCCACAGCAGGCCGGCAACGACCATCCCACCACCATTCCCACCGGCCTCTTCCGCACCAGCGACGGCGTCATCAACATCGCCGCCGGCGGCGGGGAGATGTGGCGCCGCATCGTCTCGGTGCTGGAGATCGAGGAGGAGGCGAAGGACCCGGACCTCGCGACCGATGCGCTGCGCTCGAAGAACCGGGCCAAGACCAATGCGGTGCTGCAGGCGAAGCTGGAGACGGAGACAGCCGAACACTGGGTGAGCCGCTTCAACGAGGCCGGCGTGCCCTGCGGCCCCGTCTATACGATGGACCAGGTCTTCGCCGATGAGCAGGTGAAGCATCTCGGCCTTGCCTGGCCGGTGCAGCACCCGAAGCTGGGCGAGATCGCGCTGGTGCGGCCGCCCATGCAGATCGCCGGCGTCGAGC
- a CDS encoding heavy-metal-associated domain-containing protein, producing MNGTIELNVTGMRCEHCARAIVQAIRAGDPGAEVSVDLAGGIVRADTRQLRETLVSLIEEEGYGVTR from the coding sequence GTGAACGGCACCATCGAACTGAATGTCACGGGTATGAGGTGCGAGCACTGCGCGCGTGCCATTGTCCAGGCGATCCGCGCCGGGGACCCCGGTGCCGAGGTCAGTGTAGACCTCGCCGGCGGCATCGTGCGCGCCGATACGCGCCAGCTGCGCGAAACGCTGGTGAGCCTGATCGAGGAGGAAGGGTATGGGGTGACTCGCTAG
- a CDS encoding MerR family DNA-binding protein — protein MNIGTAAKLSGINAKMIRHYEQLGLLRGRRLANGYRDYDEADVATLRFIRHARALAFPLEDVRKLLALWADRNRASADVRRIALDHVTALESKAQAMQAMASSLRHLAEHCCGDARPDCPILDELEKTL, from the coding sequence ATGAACATCGGCACCGCCGCGAAGCTCTCGGGCATCAATGCCAAGATGATCCGCCACTACGAGCAACTGGGGCTGCTGCGGGGGCGCCGGCTGGCGAATGGCTATCGCGACTACGATGAGGCCGATGTCGCCACCCTGCGCTTCATCCGCCACGCCAGGGCGCTGGCCTTTCCGCTGGAAGACGTGCGGAAGCTGCTGGCACTCTGGGCTGACCGCAACCGCGCCAGTGCCGATGTGCGCCGCATCGCGCTGGACCATGTGACGGCGCTGGAGAGCAAGGCGCAGGCGATGCAGGCCATGGCCAGCAGCCTGCGCCACCTGGCCGAGCATTGCTGCGGCGATGCGCGGCCCGATTGTCCCATCCTCGATGAACTGGAGAAGACGCTGTGA
- a CDS encoding heavy metal translocating P-type ATPase — MPETRSTPFDITLPVTGMTCASCAGRVERALRKVPGVEEVSVNLATEQASLRGSAPLPALAEAVRAAGYDLREVTRDIGVTGMTCASCASRVKRALEKVPGVLEASVNLATEQVHLRLLPTVEDATLSAALEKAGYALAIVPEQEEPEAAPDRRGLAELAVAFALAAPFLAGMLGMALGRDWMPPGWAQFLLAAPLQFWLGARFYRAGWRALRAGAGNMDLLVALGTSAAFGLSTVQWLRGEHHLYFEAAAVVIAFVLLGRFLEHRAKRATGTAIAALLALRPRTACRLDAAGREEEVPLAALRAGDRVVVRPGERVPADGVVEEGAAGLDESALTGESRAVEKAVGDTVSTGTVSLDGRLVVRAQAVGGDTRLAQVAALVQAAQASRAPVQKLVDRVSAVFVPVVVGVALVTLLGWLAAGAGLSAALLHAVAVLVIACPCALGLATPAAIMAGTGAAARAGILIRDAAALEQAGKIDLVAFDKTGTLTEGRPSLAALYPARGVAREEALRLAARLQAGSEHPLARAVLVAAGGDIAPAETFRALPGRGVEGRVEGRRLALGSTRLLTESGLFAGPLAEAAAREAGQGHTLSWLIDPSAPAVLALMAFADAPRAGAAEAVRALKTQGVQVAMLTGDAPEAAGAVARALDIGEVAAGVLPAQKAAQVTAWREKGRRVAMVGDGVNDAAALASADLGIAMGSGTDAAIAAAHVTLLRPDPILVPATLAITRRTLSQIRQNLLWAFGFNAVGIPLAALGGLSPALAGAAMAFSSVAVLGNALLLARWRA, encoded by the coding sequence GTGGAAGCGCCCCGCTGCCCGCCCTGGCCGAGGCGGTGCGCGCCGCCGGCTATGATCTGCGGGAAGTGACGCGCGATATCGGCGTCACCGGCATGACCTGCGCCAGTTGCGCCAGCAGGGTGAAGCGGGCGCTGGAGAAGGTGCCGGGGGTGCTTGAGGCCAGCGTGAACCTGGCGACGGAACAGGTGCATCTGCGGCTGCTGCCGACGGTGGAGGATGCCACGCTGTCCGCCGCGCTGGAAAAGGCCGGCTACGCCCTGGCCATAGTCCCGGAGCAGGAGGAGCCCGAGGCCGCGCCGGACCGCCGTGGTCTGGCGGAACTGGCCGTGGCCTTCGCCCTGGCTGCGCCCTTCCTGGCGGGCATGCTGGGCATGGCGCTCGGGCGGGACTGGATGCCCCCGGGATGGGCACAGTTCCTGCTGGCCGCGCCGCTGCAGTTCTGGCTGGGCGCGCGGTTCTATCGCGCCGGCTGGCGGGCGCTGCGTGCCGGTGCGGGCAACATGGACCTGCTGGTGGCGCTCGGCACCAGCGCCGCCTTCGGCCTCTCCACCGTGCAGTGGCTGCGCGGCGAGCATCACCTCTATTTCGAGGCCGCGGCCGTCGTCATTGCCTTCGTACTGCTGGGCCGCTTCCTCGAGCATCGCGCCAAACGCGCCACGGGCACCGCCATCGCCGCGCTGCTGGCCTTGCGCCCCCGCACCGCCTGTCGCCTGGATGCCGCTGGGCGGGAGGAGGAAGTGCCCCTGGCCGCCCTGCGCGCCGGCGACAGGGTTGTGGTGCGCCCGGGCGAGCGCGTGCCCGCCGATGGCGTGGTGGAGGAAGGCGCCGCCGGACTGGATGAAAGCGCCCTGACGGGGGAAAGCCGCGCTGTCGAGAAGGCCGTGGGCGATACCGTCTCCACCGGTACCGTCTCCCTGGACGGGCGACTGGTGGTGCGTGCGCAGGCCGTGGGCGGCGATACCCGGCTGGCCCAGGTGGCGGCGCTGGTGCAGGCGGCCCAGGCCAGCCGGGCACCCGTGCAGAAGCTTGTGGACCGCGTCAGCGCCGTCTTCGTACCGGTGGTGGTGGGCGTGGCGCTGGTGACGCTGCTGGGCTGGCTGGCGGCGGGGGCGGGCCTTTCGGCGGCGCTGCTGCATGCGGTGGCCGTGCTGGTCATTGCCTGCCCCTGCGCCCTGGGGTTGGCCACGCCAGCCGCCATCATGGCCGGTACCGGCGCCGCCGCGCGCGCGGGCATCCTGATCCGCGATGCCGCGGCGCTGGAGCAGGCTGGAAAGATTGACCTGGTGGCCTTCGACAAGACCGGCACGCTGACCGAGGGCCGCCCGAGCCTGGCGGCGCTGTATCCCGCGAGGGGCGTGGCGCGTGAGGAGGCGCTGCGGCTGGCCGCCCGGCTGCAGGCCGGCAGCGAGCACCCGCTGGCCCGCGCCGTGCTGGTGGCGGCGGGAGGCGACATCGCGCCGGCCGAGACCTTCCGCGCCCTGCCGGGACGTGGGGTGGAAGGTCGGGTGGAGGGCAGGAGGCTGGCCCTGGGCAGCACAAGGCTGCTGACGGAAAGCGGGCTTTTCGCCGGCCCCCTGGCCGAGGCGGCAGCGCGGGAGGCCGGGCAGGGCCATACCCTCTCCTGGCTGATCGACCCTTCCGCTCCGGCGGTGCTGGCGCTCATGGCCTTCGCCGATGCGCCGCGCGCCGGCGCCGCGGAGGCTGTGCGGGCCCTGAAGACGCAGGGCGTGCAGGTGGCCATGCTGACCGGCGACGCGCCGGAGGCCGCCGGCGCCGTCGCCCGCGCGCTGGATATCGGCGAGGTGGCGGCCGGGGTTCTGCCGGCACAGAAGGCCGCGCAGGTCACCGCCTGGCGGGAGAAGGGACGGCGCGTGGCCATGGTGGGCGATGGCGTCAACGACGCCGCCGCGCTGGCCAGCGCCGACCTGGGCATCGCCATGGGCAGCGGCACCGATGCCGCCATCGCCGCCGCCCATGTCACGTTGCTGCGCCCCGACCCCATTCTGGTGCCCGCGACACTAGCCATCACGCGCCGGACTCTGTCACAAATCCGACAGAACCTGCTTTGGGCTTTCGGGTTCAATGCCGTGGGCATCCCGCTGGCGGCGCTGGGCGGGCTTTCGCCGGCCCTGGCCGGGGCGGCGATGGCTTTCTCCTCGGTGGCCGTCCTGGGCAATGCGCTGCTGCTGGCGCGCTGGAGGGCGTGA